The Prevotella sp. E2-28 genome includes the window CATTTGCCGTCGCGATAGTAGCAACGAACGTTGTAATCGGTTGGCCGATAGCCAAAGGATAGATTCTTCCAATCTAAGTCTTTCATCTTTGTTTTGTTTATGATTTTAGTGCAAAGATAGGTATATTTCTTTTAACTTGCAAGTTTTTCTATCTTTTTTCTAAAATTTTCTTTATTTCTGCATCAGTTTTGGATAATTTCTCCTTACATTGGCTAATGAGTTGCTGAGCCAGCTCCAGTTGCTGGGCCAGTTCATCAATGTTATATTCGCCTGCTTCCATTTTGCGGACGATGTCTTCCAGTTGTTTGAGGGATTCTTCGTAGGTCATGAGGAGTAATGGGTGTTAAGTGTTAAATATAGAGTGGATTGTACCTTTTTCAAGACGGGTTTCAATTTCGTCGCCTGGTTTAAGGAGTGATGGGTCTCGTAGCAGATGGCCGTTGTGCAGGGTAATACTGTAGCCGCGTTTCAGTAGCAGGGTAGGGTCGAGCGCTTTGGCGCGTTGCTCCAGCATTTCCAGACGATGGCGCTCGCGCTCTAAGAGATGAGCAGTGAGGGGCGTGAGATAAGAGGATAGCTTATCGATGCGGGCTTCCTCACGCGACTTGAGCAAAGAGAAAAACGTGTGAATACGCTCAGCGCAGGTGTCAATGCGTTGTGCGGTGGCATCAAGATGGGATATCAGGAATTGGGCGGCAGCGGTAGGCGTTTTTACGCGTATGTGGCTCATCATGTCTAGGATGCACTCGTCGCGATCGTGGCCAATACCAGTGATGATAGGCAGTGGATATTGCGCTACGTTTTCAGCTAAAGCCAAAGCATCGAAGCCGCTCATGTCGGCTGTGGCACCGCCCCCTCGGATGATAACGACACAATCAAAACTATCAGTTTCTCCATAGATGCGGTTTAAGGCATCGATAATACTCTGCTCTACCTGCTCACCTTGCATGATGGCTGGGAAAAGTTGGGTGCGGAAAGCGTAAGGAGAGTCGGATAGCTGGTTGACGAAATCGCCATAGCCTGCTGCTGTCTCGCTGGAAATGACTGCGATATTCATACAGAATAGGGGTAGGCGAAGCTCCTTTTGCAGTTCAAAGATGCCCTCATCCTTGAGCTGACGGATAATTTCCTGACGCCTGCGGACCATATCGCCCATCGTAAATGTAGGGTCGATATCGGTGATAATCCATGAAAAGCCAAAGGCTTCATGAAACTGGGGATAAACCAGTAACCGTACTTTCAGACCAGCATGAAGAGGCTGTCCTGTGGTTCGTTCGAAATAGGGCCCCAACATGCTCCATGTGCTTTGCCAGCACTTAGCAGAAGCACGGGCTATAGGGGTATTACTATGCTCGTCCTTTTGAATAAGCTCCATGAAGCAATGTCCTCTGTTCTCGCGGCACTCCGATAGTTCGGCTTCAACCCAGTACTCTTGGCCGAGCTCTGTTTCTACGACCTTGCGTACCAGCCAGTTCAGTTCATATAATGATAATGTTTTGTCACCCATCTGTTCTTGCTTCTTACTTAATACTTTTCACTTCTTCCATATAAGCTTTTTGGAAGTCAGGAATGCCATAGCCTAGAATGTTGGTTGGCTCCTGATGTTGACTGGCACTTCGACGCACAATGTCCATCATCTCATAGGCCGTTTTATCAGGTAAAGCCTGCCACAGACAAGCTACAAGTCCACAGACAAGAGGCGCAGAGAATGACGTGCCCATATCGTGAATCAGCGTGCCTCGTCCAGAAATCAGTACGGTAGGGGCACCTTGCGCTACTACATCGGGCTTAATACGACCGTCGTGTGAAGGACCTATACTGGAGAAGGCTGCTAACTTACCATTATTGTCAATGGCTCCTATTGTCAGGATATCGTGGGCATCTGCAGGAACTCCGACTTTCTTCCACTGTCCCATGCCGGAGTTGCCTGCTGAGTTACAGTGAATCATGCCTTTTCTGGCAATCATAGAGGCTGTACGTGATATAAAAGCCGTCTGTCCGTCTAGATCCTGTAAGCGGTAATTGCCTCGTCCACCGTCAAAGGCGTAATAGCCCAGTGACGAGTTGATGATATCAGCACCTAATGAGTCGGCCATCTCGACAGCCATAGTCCAGTAGTCTTCCTCTACAGGTTGTTCTGTAAGCGGGTCTTCGCAACGCAGCAGCCAATAGGAAGCGTCTGGCGCAGTGCCGATAGCTACCTCGGGCGCATTGGCTGCAAGTGCAGATAATACCTTTGTGCCGTGGTCGGTGAATTCTAACCCTCCAGCCATCTGCTCGCTGCATGAGTTGACAAAATCGTGTGTGCCAAGGATGCGTGTGTGCTGAAAAGCAGGAATACGTTCGTAGTTTTGGAAACCACCATCCAGTATGGCTATGGTGATGCCTTTACCTGTAAAACCAGCATCATGCAGATAAATGCCATTAAGCATCTCTATTTGGTGACGCGTCCTGCCGTAAGGGTCGTTCTTGACGGAATCCCAACGGTTAAAATCCTCATGAATATTCCATCGGATGTCACCAGGAAAATCTATTGAATCGGGGGATATGAAAACACAAGTACTTTTTTTGACAATGGACATCGTGTCCAAATTGGCTAAAAAAAGTGAGTCTGTGTCGCGTACCAAAACGGTGTTCTGCCAACGGCTGGTGCCTATCACTAGGGCACCTTTTCTTTGGAACTGCTTGATATATTGTTTGCAGACAGGCAAATCGGTAGAGTCAACACTCAGCCCCTGACGCTTGCGACGTTCAAGACTTTTATGCGACAGAAATCGCTGTGGCTTCTCCAATGAATATTGCGTAGCCGTCTTGTCGGTCAGTGCATAGCGGAAAATGTATGTTTTCTTGCCAGGGTATTTGATTTTTGCCGCTGACATCGTAACACTCCAAAGGAGTACGAGCAGAAAGCAGAATACTTGTTTCATAGTTTATAGTCTTATCGACTGCAAAGATACGTTTTTTATTAATATCTGACAAAAGAAATAGGAATAAAAACAACGGCGGCAGCAAATTTTTCTCTCTTCGCTCTTCACTTTTCACTTTTTTTCGTACCTTTGCATCTTGAATTAACTATGGATAATAAACAGAAAGCACTAGAACTGGGTCAGAAACCCGTAGGGCAACTGCTATGGCAGTACGCTCTGCCGGCTATGGTGGCTATGGTGGCCAGTTCGCTTTATAATATTATTGACCGCTCGGTCATAGGACAGGTGGTGGGCCCAGAGGCTATTGCCGGTCTTGGTATTACTTTCCCCTTTATGAACCTGAGTGCAGCCTTTGGTGCTGCAGTAGGTGTAGGTGCATCAACGTGTATCAGTGTGAAATTGGGTCAGCGTGACTATGCTACAGCTCAGCATTTGCTTGGCAATACGGTAACGTTGAATACCATTGTGGGCTTCCTTTTTATGGCGGTCAGTCTGATATTCCTTGATCCGATCCTTCGTTTCTTTGGTGCGTCTGACGTTACGTTGCCTTATGCCCGTGAGTTCATGCAGGTCATCCTGCTGGGAAATATGGTGACCCACATGTATTTTGGTATGAATGCCGTGTTGCGTGCAGCGGGAAAACCGCGCCATGCCATGTATGCAACGTTGTTCACCGTAGGATGTAATATCGTGCTGGTTATGGCTTTCGTGTGGTGGTTCCGTTGGGGCATCCGAGGGGCTGCATTGGCCACGGTATTGTCGCAGTCTCTTGCTCTTTGTTGGCAGATGTGGATACTTAGCGATAAGCGTGAACTGCTTCATCTAAAACGGGGTATTTATCGCTTGAAGGCTGACCTGGTACGAAATATTATAGCCATTGGTGTTTCTCCATTCCTGATGCAAAGCACTTCGTGTGTCATCGTGATTTTCATGAACAACCAGTTCGTGCGTTATGGCGGCGATATGGCTGTGGGTGCATATTCTATAGCTAACTCAATGGTCATGGTGTTCTTTATGTTCGTGATGGGCGTTACGCAGGGAATGCAGCCCATTGTGGGGTATAACTATGGAGCACAGAAGTATGACCGCATGATGCGCTGCTTGTGGCTGTCTATCGCTGTGGCTACCTCTATACTGCTGTGTGGATGGGCGCTGTCAATGTTATTCCCCAGAGAGATGGCTCGCATCTTTACCACCGATCCTGTGTTGCTTGAAATGGCTGCTCATGGTATCGTGCTTGACATGTTGGTGTTCTTCGTGGTGGGCTCGCAGGCTGTCATCACTAATTTCTTCCAGTGTATAGGTAAGGTGAAAATCAGTATATTCCTTTCGTTGTCGCGACAACTTATCTTCCTGCTGCCCATGGCTTATGTGTTCCCACTGTTCTGGGACCTCGATGGCGTGTGGTATGCAATGCCTGCCAGTGACTTTATCGCATTTTCCTTTACTATCCCCATATTGATATGGCATATTCGTAAATTCAAGTCTTATGGACAAAAAGATAATCATTAACATTGGTCGTCAGGTGTGTGCTGGCGGATTGGAAATCGGAAAGCTACTGGCTGATGAGTTCCAAGCCAAATACTATGACCGCGAACTGCTGAATCTGGCTGCTAAGGAAAGCGGATTTTCAGAGGAGTTCTTTAAACAGAGTGATGAGCGAAAGGGCTTCTTGCGTTCGTTCTTCCACTTGTCCTATGGAAATAGCTGGGGTGGCGGCAGTAACTTTTATCAGAGCAATTTCTCGCAGGAGAGTTTGTTTAAGTTCCAAAGTGATGCCATTATCAAGGCGGCTCAGGAAAGTTCGTGTATTTTCGTGGGACGTTGTGCCGATTATGTGTTGCGTGATTTTGATAATGTGGTCAACGTATTTATTACGGCTTCTATCGAATCAAGGGCGAATCTTTTTATGAAGGAAAAGAACGTGACGTATGATGAGGCTGTCAAACGTATTCAGCATGTAGAGAGCCGTCGTGCATCTTATTATAATTACTATACGGGAAAGCAGTGGGGACATGCATCCAGTTATGATCTCTGCATAGATTCCAGTGCCATAGGCTCAGCAGAGACCGCCCGCCTAATAGCAGAATTTGTCAGAAAGAAACTTAAACTATAATCAATCACTTATCACCTAACATCCAAATGAAAAGAATCGGCATCATCAGCGATACACACAGCTACTGGGACGATAAGTACCTGTACTATTTCGAACCTTGCGACGAGATTTGGCATGCGGGGGATATCGGCAGTGTGGAGGTGGCCGACCGTTTGGCGGAGTTCCGTCCGTTTAGGGCTGTCTGCGGTAATTGCGATGGTGGCGACCTGCGACTGATGTATCGTGAGATGAATCGTTTTAAGTGTGAGGATGTGGATGTACTTATCAAACATATAGGCGGTTATCCTGGCAACTATGATCATTCTGTGATGCGGACACTCTATACAAATCCGCCACAGTTGTTTATTGCAGGACACTCGCATATACTGAAAGTGAAATACGACCCAACACTGAAGATGCTTCATATAAATCCAGGGGCAGCAGGACTGCAGGGATGGCATAAGGAGCGTACGTTGGTTAGACTCACCATTGATGGTACTACGTTTAAGGATATGGAAGTGATAACTTTGGAAGATCCACGAAGAAGATGAAAGAATATTTAATAGATTTTGTCACTGGCACAATAGTTGCCGCTGTCCTTACGTTAATATCATATGTCTTGGGTTTTGACAAAACCTGGGATGATGCCGCTCAGACATACGGTATATGTTTTGTGGTCTATATCGCACTGACGCTGTTTAGTAAACTAAAGAATAAAAACAAATAACATCATATTTTATGAAGAACATTGTCATTACCGGTGGTGCAGGCTTCATTGGAAGCCATGTGGTGCGCCTTTTCGTAAACAAGTATCCGGAGTATCATATTATCAATCTGGATAAGCTGACCTATGCAGGTAATCTGGCTAACCTCAAGGATATTGAGGATAAGCCAAACTACGAATTCGTAAAGATGGATATATGTGACTTTGATGCGTTCTACAAGCTAATGCAGGATAAAAAGATTGATGGTATCATCCATCTGGCAGCAGAGAGTCATGTAGATCGTTCCATCAAGGATCCATTTACCTTTGCACGCACCAACGTGATGGGTACGCTTTCGCTGCTTCAGGCTGCGAAGCTCTATTGGGAATCGCTGCCTGAGAAATATGAGGGTAAGCGCTTCTATCATATCTCTACCGATGAGGTGTATGGCGCATTGGAGCTGACACACCCTGAGGGAATCGAACCTCCTTTCACTACGACGGCATCATCAGCTGAGCATCACTTGGCTTATGGTGATAAGTTCTTCCTGGAGACCACTAAGTATAATCCTCACTCACCATATTCTGCTTCAAAGGCTTCGAGCGACCATTTCGTGCGTGCTTTCCATGACACCTATGGTATGCCAGTGGTGGTGACCAACTGTTCAAATAACTACGGTCCTTATCAGTTCCCCGAGAAACTGATACCTCTTTTTATTAATAATATTCGTCATCGTAAGCCTCTGCCTGTTTATGGAAAGGGTGAGAACGTACGTGACTGGCTCTATGTAGTAGACCATGCTCGTGCTATCGACCTGATATTCCATAAGGGAAAGATTGCCGATACATATAATATTGGTGGCTTCAACGAGTGGAAGAACATTGATATTATCAAGGTACTTATCAATACCGTAGATCGTCTCTTGGGTCGTAAGGAAGGTGAAGACATGGATCTTATCACATACGTTACCGACCGTGCTGGTCACGACCTGCGCTATGCTATTGACTCATCGAAGTTGCAGCGTGAGCTTGGTTGGGAACCATCGCTCCAGTTTGAGGAAGGTATCGAGAAAACGGTTCGCTGGTATCTCGACAATCAGGAGTGGTTGGATAATGTGACTAGTGGTGACTATCAGAAGTATTACGAAAATATGTATAAGGATAGATAAAAGGAAATGGTGTGTTCCCAATTTAATACAAAGTACATTTACACGACGTTCATATTGATAGCATTTGGTGTGCTGTCATCAGTAGGCGTTTCCTTGTTTAAAAAGGAGATGCTTGTGCCAATGTTACTTGTTTTAGGGATATTTACATTCCTTTTGTTCGCGTTCTTTCTGGTATCCTTAAAGCGCATTACAGTATTATGTGACGGTTTAAAAGCCCAAAGTGTTTTGCTGCCATTTAGGAAACGATTCTATCGCTTTGCAGAGTTCGACTATTCAGAAAAGTCTCATACCAGTACAGGAGAAGTGCTGAGGCTTGTAAAGGACGGTAGGCGGGTGATAAGTATTTCATCTGCTATTTACAAGAACTACATGCAACTATGTCAAGCTATTGATGTGCAGACTAAGGAACGTTTCTGTGGCCGTGACAATGCAGAGGTCGTTTCAGAGTATAACAAGGTTCACCTGTATGGGGGACTAGGCTTTGGCTCGTTTTCCGTAGCTGTTATGGCACTCATGTCTGTGGGGCCATACTGCGATGGCAAAGTTGTTTCTTTAGGTATGTTCCTCTTTTCCATCTTCGGGATATTGCTCTTTGGCGGACTGACGCTGGCTTATCTTTTCTCATATCAGAATATCACGGTATGGCGAGGACAGGTGGATGTACGTCGATTGTTATGGCCGTTTAGGGTGAAGCACTATCAAATGACTGATTTTGATGGCTGTTATAATGTGATTATCAAAAGCGATGGTCAGTTGGGAAGTCAAGATGAAGAACTACGTTGGCTCGTCAAAAATAATAAGGTAGTCCTTGAGATAGGAGAACGGGTATATAGGAATTTTGAGGCGCTGAGAAATGCAACGAGGATACAGTCTCTGGGACGTTTGGAACTTTCGTATATCCAAGCAATGAAGTATAGTTTAGGAAAAACCATTCAATTATGAAGAAGATATTATTGTTAGGCTCAGGTGAACTGGGCAAAGAGTTCGTGATTGCCGCCATGCGTGCCGGTCAGTATGTAATTGCTTGCGACCGTTATGACAATGCGCCTGCGATGCAGGTAGCAGATGAGCGTGAGGTGTTCTCTATGCTTGATGGCGATGCGTTGGAGGCTGTGGTAAAAAAACACCAGCCCGATATCATCGTACCAGAGATTGAGGCTATTCGTACGGAGCGTCTTTTCCAGTTTGAGGAACAGGGCATTCAGGTCGTTCCTTCGGCACGTGCCGTGAATTTTACAATGAATCGTCGCGCAATCCGCGACCTTGCTGCCAAAGAACTTGGCCTGCGTACAGCAAAGTACTTCTATGCTAAGACCTTCGAGGAGTTTAAGGCTGCTGCAGATGAGATTGGTTTCCCCTGTGTAGTTAAGCCGCTGATGTCTTCAAGTGGTCACGGCCAGAGCTACGTGCATAACGATGATGAACTGGAGACTGCTTTCAAGGAGGCGATGGAAGGTTCGCGTGGCGATGTGAAAGAAGTTATCATTGAGGAATTCATTGACTTTGACTCTGAGTTCACGCTGCTCACCGTTACCCAGAAGAATGGTTGGCCCACACTGTTCTGCCCACCAATCGGACATGTACAGAAGAGTGGCGACTATCGTGAGTCTTGGCAGCCGTATAAGATTTCTGATGAAGCTTTGAAGCAGGCTCAGTATATGGCCGATAAGGTAACAAAGGCCTTGACGGGTGCTGGAATCTGGGGCGTAGAGTTCTTCTTGACAAAGCAGGGAGAAGTTATTTTCTCAGAATTGTCACCACGTCCACATGATACAGGTATGGTGACACTGGGTCACACCACAAACCTCAGTGAGTTTGAACTGCATTTCCGTGCAGTGATGGGATTGCCTATTCCTGCTATCCATCTGGAACATGCAGGCGCTTCGGCAGTAATTCTGTCACCAAAAGAGGCTTCTACACCTGTTGACCGCTCACTGCTTGACTATAACTTTGATGAGGCTCTGAAGGAGGATCGTACTCGTATCCGTATCTTTGGTAAGCCCGAAGCTCACAAGGGTCGTCGTATGGGTGTGGTACTCTGTTACGGTGAGGTGGGTGATGATGTCAATGCCCTCCGCGATAAAGCCAAACGTTTGGCAAAGACCGTACTTGGTACTGATCCTTACGCAAAATTAAGAGACTAATTAACTCTGTAATGTTTGAAATAAGACGATATACACCCGCCGACAAGCCAGCGTGGGACCGTTATGTGTCAAAGGCACGTAATTCTACGTTCCTCTTTTATAGGAACTACATGGATTATCATGCTGACCGCTTTACTGACCATTCGCTGATGTTCTATGTAGATGGTCATCTGCATTCCATCCTGCCGGCAAATATTGTAGGTAACACGTTATATTCTCACCAGGGTCTCACTTACGGGGGCCTGGTGATGGATGTTAACGTGACGGCAGCCGATGTGATACAGTTGTTCAGGGAAATGAACGAATGGCTCCGTGCGGCTGGCATTACAAAGGTGGTCTATAAGCCTGTGCCCTGGGTATATCATCAGCATGCGTCCGAGGAGGATTTGTATCCGCTGTTCTGGATATGTCATGCTAAAGTCATCTCACGTGATGTGGGGACGGTTATTTTCATGCAGCAGCATTTACGTTGGCGTAAAGACCGCCGTCGCCGTTTGCGCCATGCGCATGAACTGGGCGTGACGGTGGTCCGTGAGGATAACTTCCGTGCTTTCTGGCCTGTTTTGGAAAATAACCTAGTAGATCGTCATGGGGTACGTCCAGTGCATACGGTTGAGGAGATAGAGCTTCTTCATTCACGTTTCCCCAAGCATATCATTCAGTATAATGCCTATTACGAGGGTGAGGTGGTGGCTGGACTCACATTTTATCTGTCACCTCAGGTGTTGCATGGTCAGTATTGTTCATCTACTCCAGTGGGAAAGAAAGTGGGGGCCGTTGATGCTATCTATGAACGGGCTATGTATGAGGACTTTCCTGATTATCAGTATCTGGATTTTGGTCGTTCAACTGAGGGTGATGGCTCTATTCTGAACGATGGCCTGGTAGCTCAGAAAGAAGGTTTCGGAGGTCGTGCTATCTGTTACGATACCTACGAATGGGAACCCTGATTTAAATAGACGCTATGTCGTTCGTATCTGTAGCTTTCCTCGTATTCCTTCCAATAGTCTTTCTTCTCTATTGGACTGTGCGGAGGTGGCATAGATGGCAGAATGTATGTCTGCTGATTGCCAGCTACGTATTTTATGGCTGGTGGGACTGGCGTTTCCTTATACTTATATTGATAACGTCACTGTCGAGTTTCGGCAGTGGCGTCTTTATTGAGAAATCCCGATATCGATATTGGTGGTTAGTCGGTAACATCGCTTTGAACTTGGGAATACTTGGGGTGTTCAAGTATTATGGATTCTTCTTGGATAATTTGAATGCCCTTCTGTCTCAGTTCGGTCTTTCACTTGATACGCCTACATGGCGCATCATCCTGCCTGTAGGTATTAGCTTCTATACCTTCCAGTCGCTGAGCTATTCCATAGATGTTTATCGTGAGAAACTTCCTGCAACTAAGGACGTGGTGGCTTTCTGTACTTACATTGCATTCTTTCCTCAGTTGGTGGCAGGACCTATTGAACGGGCAACGAATCTGTTGCCACAGATGTTGGGTGGGCGTCGTTTTGATTATTCTGAGGCTGTTGACGGCTTGCGCCGCATCTTGTGGGGATTCTTCAAAAAATTGGTCATTGCCGATAATTGTGCGTTGGCAGTGAATCAGATTTGGGGCGATTATTCTGATGCCAATGCCGCAACACTTATTGTTGGTATGGTGTTGTTTACATTCCAAATTTATGGCGATTTCTCAGGTTATTCGGATATAGCTATCGGTACGGCGAAACTGTTTGGCATCCAGTTGATGGAAAATTTCCGACTGCCTTATTTCTCGCGTAGCATTGGTGAGTTCTGGCGTCGCTGGCATATCT containing:
- the xseB gene encoding exodeoxyribonuclease VII small subunit, whose translation is MTYEESLKQLEDIVRKMEAGEYNIDELAQQLELAQQLISQCKEKLSKTDAEIKKILEKR
- the xseA gene encoding exodeoxyribonuclease VII large subunit, whose amino-acid sequence is MGDKTLSLYELNWLVRKVVETELGQEYWVEAELSECRENRGHCFMELIQKDEHSNTPIARASAKCWQSTWSMLGPYFERTTGQPLHAGLKVRLLVYPQFHEAFGFSWIITDIDPTFTMGDMVRRRQEIIRQLKDEGIFELQKELRLPLFCMNIAVISSETAAGYGDFVNQLSDSPYAFRTQLFPAIMQGEQVEQSIIDALNRIYGETDSFDCVVIIRGGGATADMSGFDALALAENVAQYPLPIITGIGHDRDECILDMMSHIRVKTPTAAAQFLISHLDATAQRIDTCAERIHTFFSLLKSREEARIDKLSSYLTPLTAHLLERERHRLEMLEQRAKALDPTLLLKRGYSITLHNGHLLRDPSLLKPGDEIETRLEKGTIHSIFNT
- a CDS encoding S8 family serine peptidase — protein: MKQVFCFLLVLLWSVTMSAAKIKYPGKKTYIFRYALTDKTATQYSLEKPQRFLSHKSLERRKRQGLSVDSTDLPVCKQYIKQFQRKGALVIGTSRWQNTVLVRDTDSLFLANLDTMSIVKKSTCVFISPDSIDFPGDIRWNIHEDFNRWDSVKNDPYGRTRHQIEMLNGIYLHDAGFTGKGITIAILDGGFQNYERIPAFQHTRILGTHDFVNSCSEQMAGGLEFTDHGTKVLSALAANAPEVAIGTAPDASYWLLRCEDPLTEQPVEEDYWTMAVEMADSLGADIINSSLGYYAFDGGRGNYRLQDLDGQTAFISRTASMIARKGMIHCNSAGNSGMGQWKKVGVPADAHDILTIGAIDNNGKLAAFSSIGPSHDGRIKPDVVAQGAPTVLISGRGTLIHDMGTSFSAPLVCGLVACLWQALPDKTAYEMMDIVRRSASQHQEPTNILGYGIPDFQKAYMEEVKSIK
- a CDS encoding MATE family efflux transporter, whose translation is MDNKQKALELGQKPVGQLLWQYALPAMVAMVASSLYNIIDRSVIGQVVGPEAIAGLGITFPFMNLSAAFGAAVGVGASTCISVKLGQRDYATAQHLLGNTVTLNTIVGFLFMAVSLIFLDPILRFFGASDVTLPYAREFMQVILLGNMVTHMYFGMNAVLRAAGKPRHAMYATLFTVGCNIVLVMAFVWWFRWGIRGAALATVLSQSLALCWQMWILSDKRELLHLKRGIYRLKADLVRNIIAIGVSPFLMQSTSCVIVIFMNNQFVRYGGDMAVGAYSIANSMVMVFFMFVMGVTQGMQPIVGYNYGAQKYDRMMRCLWLSIAVATSILLCGWALSMLFPREMARIFTTDPVLLEMAAHGIVLDMLVFFVVGSQAVITNFFQCIGKVKISIFLSLSRQLIFLLPMAYVFPLFWDLDGVWYAMPASDFIAFSFTIPILIWHIRKFKSYGQKDNH
- a CDS encoding AAA family ATPase, which translates into the protein MDKKIIINIGRQVCAGGLEIGKLLADEFQAKYYDRELLNLAAKESGFSEEFFKQSDERKGFLRSFFHLSYGNSWGGGSNFYQSNFSQESLFKFQSDAIIKAAQESSCIFVGRCADYVLRDFDNVVNVFITASIESRANLFMKEKNVTYDEAVKRIQHVESRRASYYNYYTGKQWGHASSYDLCIDSSAIGSAETARLIAEFVRKKLKL
- a CDS encoding metallophosphoesterase, with the translated sequence MKRIGIISDTHSYWDDKYLYYFEPCDEIWHAGDIGSVEVADRLAEFRPFRAVCGNCDGGDLRLMYREMNRFKCEDVDVLIKHIGGYPGNYDHSVMRTLYTNPPQLFIAGHSHILKVKYDPTLKMLHINPGAAGLQGWHKERTLVRLTIDGTTFKDMEVITLEDPRRR
- the rfbB gene encoding dTDP-glucose 4,6-dehydratase; amino-acid sequence: MKNIVITGGAGFIGSHVVRLFVNKYPEYHIINLDKLTYAGNLANLKDIEDKPNYEFVKMDICDFDAFYKLMQDKKIDGIIHLAAESHVDRSIKDPFTFARTNVMGTLSLLQAAKLYWESLPEKYEGKRFYHISTDEVYGALELTHPEGIEPPFTTTASSAEHHLAYGDKFFLETTKYNPHSPYSASKASSDHFVRAFHDTYGMPVVVTNCSNNYGPYQFPEKLIPLFINNIRHRKPLPVYGKGENVRDWLYVVDHARAIDLIFHKGKIADTYNIGGFNEWKNIDIIKVLINTVDRLLGRKEGEDMDLITYVTDRAGHDLRYAIDSSKLQRELGWEPSLQFEEGIEKTVRWYLDNQEWLDNVTSGDYQKYYENMYKDR
- the purT gene encoding formate-dependent phosphoribosylglycinamide formyltransferase, giving the protein MKKILLLGSGELGKEFVIAAMRAGQYVIACDRYDNAPAMQVADEREVFSMLDGDALEAVVKKHQPDIIVPEIEAIRTERLFQFEEQGIQVVPSARAVNFTMNRRAIRDLAAKELGLRTAKYFYAKTFEEFKAAADEIGFPCVVKPLMSSSGHGQSYVHNDDELETAFKEAMEGSRGDVKEVIIEEFIDFDSEFTLLTVTQKNGWPTLFCPPIGHVQKSGDYRESWQPYKISDEALKQAQYMADKVTKALTGAGIWGVEFFLTKQGEVIFSELSPRPHDTGMVTLGHTTNLSEFELHFRAVMGLPIPAIHLEHAGASAVILSPKEASTPVDRSLLDYNFDEALKEDRTRIRIFGKPEAHKGRRMGVVLCYGEVGDDVNALRDKAKRLAKTVLGTDPYAKLRD
- a CDS encoding GNAT family N-acetyltransferase; its protein translation is MFEIRRYTPADKPAWDRYVSKARNSTFLFYRNYMDYHADRFTDHSLMFYVDGHLHSILPANIVGNTLYSHQGLTYGGLVMDVNVTAADVIQLFREMNEWLRAAGITKVVYKPVPWVYHQHASEEDLYPLFWICHAKVISRDVGTVIFMQQHLRWRKDRRRRLRHAHELGVTVVREDNFRAFWPVLENNLVDRHGVRPVHTVEEIELLHSRFPKHIIQYNAYYEGEVVAGLTFYLSPQVLHGQYCSSTPVGKKVGAVDAIYERAMYEDFPDYQYLDFGRSTEGDGSILNDGLVAQKEGFGGRAICYDTYEWEP
- a CDS encoding MBOAT family protein, producing MSFVSVAFLVFLPIVFLLYWTVRRWHRWQNVCLLIASYVFYGWWDWRFLILILITSLSSFGSGVFIEKSRYRYWWLVGNIALNLGILGVFKYYGFFLDNLNALLSQFGLSLDTPTWRIILPVGISFYTFQSLSYSIDVYREKLPATKDVVAFCTYIAFFPQLVAGPIERATNLLPQMLGGRRFDYSEAVDGLRRILWGFFKKLVIADNCALAVNQIWGDYSDANAATLIVGMVLFTFQIYGDFSGYSDIAIGTAKLFGIQLMENFRLPYFSRSIGEFWRRWHISLMTWFRDYLYIPLGGSRAGTLRTIRNVFIVFLLSGLWHGANWTFVTWGAYNAMLIVLGRWLWKSQTKNDERVGWKDLWAVGLTFMLVVFGWVVFRANSVSEAVDYLSCLIGSVTSANFGMPIYGKMTVIYCLLLVVIEWLQRDRLCPLQLDGCWLGRYRWSRWLVYYLVFMLVFFGRGEEQTFIYFQF